From Opitutaceae bacterium, the proteins below share one genomic window:
- the cls gene encoding cardiolipin synthase, translating into MEIFSAIPLVWKWVVAIVTVLGAIAAFIHAVLYKRDSRAAVLWVAFILLAPLAGPIFYFLFGINRIRRRASSLRGSGRATGRHPKSRTRAEEVAHSHQFANLSKLMGTVTGLPLVSGNRFEPLQTGDEAFPIMLDAIASARQSVTLATYIFDRDPVGHRFLEALSQAVNRGVQVRVLVDAAGARYSFPTIVHALKKAGVPVARFLPTLVPFRNITINLRNHRKILIVDGLVGFTGGMNIRDGNCSIPGRGLKIRDTHFRVTGPIVSNMQAVFADDWQFASGEQLAGHPWFVPVAEEGPVVARSIVDGPDADVGRLKWALLAGISAARKSVRVVTPYFLPDQDLIATLNLAAMRGVTVDIVLPENNNLKIVHWATMAILWQVLMHGCRVWLASGVFDHSKIMVVDDQWSLIGSANWDPRSLRLNFEYNIECYDTELARQLSGMVDERIESARPVSLESVDSRPLPVKFRDGIARLFTPFL; encoded by the coding sequence ATGGAGATCTTCTCGGCGATCCCGCTGGTCTGGAAGTGGGTCGTGGCGATTGTCACGGTTCTGGGTGCGATCGCCGCCTTCATCCACGCCGTTCTCTACAAACGTGATTCACGGGCGGCAGTGCTCTGGGTGGCGTTTATCCTTCTTGCGCCTCTCGCCGGACCGATCTTCTACTTTCTTTTCGGGATCAACCGGATTCGTCGACGGGCATCATCGCTGAGGGGATCGGGTCGCGCGACCGGCCGGCATCCGAAATCGCGGACACGGGCCGAGGAGGTCGCCCATTCGCACCAGTTCGCCAATCTGTCCAAGTTGATGGGGACGGTTACAGGACTGCCCCTGGTTTCCGGCAACCGTTTCGAGCCTCTGCAAACGGGTGATGAAGCCTTTCCGATCATGCTTGATGCGATCGCTTCGGCCCGGCAATCGGTCACTCTCGCAACCTACATATTTGATCGGGACCCGGTGGGGCATCGGTTCCTGGAGGCCCTCAGCCAGGCGGTCAACCGTGGCGTCCAGGTGCGGGTGCTGGTTGATGCGGCCGGGGCCCGTTATTCTTTCCCGACAATTGTGCATGCATTGAAGAAGGCAGGGGTTCCGGTGGCCCGATTCCTGCCGACGCTGGTACCATTCAGGAACATAACGATCAATCTGCGAAACCACCGGAAAATCCTGATTGTCGATGGTTTGGTCGGTTTCACCGGCGGAATGAACATCCGGGACGGCAATTGCTCGATACCCGGCAGAGGCCTCAAGATTCGGGATACGCATTTCAGGGTGACGGGACCGATTGTATCGAACATGCAGGCGGTGTTTGCCGACGACTGGCAGTTTGCCTCCGGTGAACAATTGGCCGGGCATCCATGGTTCGTCCCGGTGGCGGAAGAGGGTCCGGTTGTCGCACGAAGCATCGTCGACGGCCCGGACGCGGATGTCGGCCGGCTGAAATGGGCCCTCCTGGCGGGCATTTCCGCCGCCCGCAAGAGCGTTCGCGTGGTCACCCCGTATTTCCTTCCCGACCAGGATCTGATCGCCACTCTGAATCTGGCCGCGATGCGCGGCGTCACGGTGGACATCGTCCTGCCCGAGAATAACAATCTCAAGATCGTGCATTGGGCCACCATGGCGATTCTCTGGCAGGTCTTGATGCATGGGTGCCGGGTCTGGCTGGCTTCCGGGGTCTTCGATCATTCCAAGATCATGGTCGTCGATGACCAGTGGTCGCTCATCGGATCGGCCAATTGGGATCCGCGAAGCCTTCGCCTGAATTTCGAATACAACATCGAGTGTTACGACACCGAACTGGCGCGGCAATTGAGCGGCATGGTCGACGAGCGGATTGAATCGGCTCGTCCGGTTTCGCTTGAGTCTGTAGACAGCCGGCCGCTTCCCGTGAAATTCCGGGATGGGATTGCCCGTCTCTTCACGCCGTTTCTCTAG
- a CDS encoding GNAT family protein yields MPSASDAIPEILIREADPEDAAAILAYIDEVAGETDFLGFGRGEFDLDLEKETKYLEEQRDSNNSVYLLAMMDGEIAGTLSYTGGRRARTRHTGELGITVRRRYWGQGIGSLLMESLIAWARSSGVVTKLDLLVRTDNERAIQLYERMGFEREGRIRHAVHIDGVYHDALCMGLILDQ; encoded by the coding sequence ATGCCATCCGCCAGCGACGCCATTCCCGAAATCCTCATTCGCGAAGCCGATCCCGAGGACGCCGCCGCCATCCTTGCCTATATCGATGAGGTCGCGGGGGAGACTGACTTTCTCGGATTCGGCCGCGGCGAATTCGATCTGGATCTCGAGAAGGAAACCAAATACCTGGAGGAGCAAAGGGATTCCAACAACAGCGTTTATCTGCTGGCCATGATGGACGGGGAGATCGCCGGCACCCTGTCCTATACCGGCGGCCGTCGTGCGCGCACCCGGCACACCGGGGAGCTTGGGATCACGGTGCGACGTCGCTATTGGGGTCAGGGCATCGGTTCGCTTCTGATGGAAAGTCTCATCGCGTGGGCCCGATCTTCAGGCGTGGTCACCAAGCTCGATCTCCTGGTGCGAACGGACAACGAACGCGCCATTCAACTTTACGAGCGCATGGGATTCGAACGGGAGGGCCGTATCCGCCACGCCGTCCACATCGACGGTGTCTACCACGATGCGCTCTGTATGGGATTGATTCTCGATCAATAG
- a CDS encoding flavodoxin family protein: MGKILVLHYSATGNTAKMADLVGEGAKRIPGMDIRVKAIDAASREDILWCDGLALGAPTHMGSIPWEMKKFWDEEVRPVWADVDGKIGCAFSSQGGWGGGAELTCQVLMTVMMNFGFLVFGVTDYAGHQFTLHYGAIQAGEPREEKERESCLRLGQRLAEWVAVYVDGRAEEHPCGAKRKRFPWKE; encoded by the coding sequence ATGGGAAAGATTCTCGTTCTCCACTACAGCGCGACCGGAAACACGGCAAAGATGGCGGATCTGGTGGGTGAAGGCGCCAAACGGATTCCAGGGATGGATATCCGGGTCAAAGCGATCGATGCGGCCAGCCGCGAAGACATTCTCTGGTGCGATGGACTCGCTCTCGGTGCCCCAACCCATATGGGAAGCATCCCGTGGGAGATGAAGAAGTTCTGGGACGAAGAGGTTCGTCCCGTCTGGGCCGACGTCGACGGGAAAATCGGCTGTGCCTTCAGTTCGCAGGGTGGGTGGGGCGGCGGAGCGGAGCTGACCTGCCAGGTTCTGATGACCGTGATGATGAATTTCGGATTCTTGGTGTTCGGAGTGACGGACTATGCCGGGCATCAGTTCACCCTGCATTACGGTGCCATTCAGGCCGGAGAACCGCGCGAGGAAAAGGAGCGCGAGTCGTGTCTGCGGTTGGGACAACGTTTGGCCGAGTGGGTGGCGGTTTACGTGGACGGGCGAGCCGAAGAGCACCCCTGTGGTGCCAAGAGGAAGCGGTTCCCGTGGAAGGAATGA
- a CDS encoding type B 50S ribosomal protein L31, whose protein sequence is MKDKIHPAFHPVCFIDVSSNKKFLTRSTMRSNRKEKIDGVEYFVVVRDVTSDSHPAYTGEKRFVDTAGRVEKFQTKFRRKRGG, encoded by the coding sequence GTGAAAGATAAAATCCATCCCGCCTTCCATCCGGTCTGCTTCATCGACGTTTCGTCGAACAAGAAGTTTCTCACACGCTCGACCATGCGGTCGAACCGTAAGGAAAAGATTGATGGTGTTGAATACTTTGTGGTCGTCCGTGATGTGACTTCGGATTCCCATCCCGCCTATACCGGCGAGAAGCGTTTCGTGGATACCGCCGGCCGCGTGGAGAAGTTCCAGACGAAGTTCCGCCGCAAGCGGGGCGGCTGA
- the ykgO gene encoding type B 50S ribosomal protein L36 codes for MKVVSSLKSAKGRHPDCQVVRRKGRVYVICKSNPRFKARQG; via the coding sequence ATGAAAGTCGTTTCCTCCCTCAAGAGTGCCAAAGGCCGTCACCCTGATTGTCAGGTTGTCCGGCGCAAGGGTCGTGTCTACGTCATCTGCAAGTCCAATCCGCGCTTCAAGGCGCGGCAGGGCTGA